The genomic region gtcagcgatcctgttcgatataacagacttcatacgagcgcgtgagaacaatgtttacaattacggaaaagtgtgatatgctcgagatgtggtattacaacagaagttgggggtatattaaggatattgtttatgcaactattcctgaaaatgaagaagatttacgacataaaatcactagagctgttgaaagtattacaacagaaatgctgcagttaacaataagaaacattataaaacgcgttgaatgctgtatcgatcatgatggtaacaatttcgaaccatttcttaattaatttgttaataaatatttcatgaaaaaacaatgtttactttctcaacctatttgatattccaaatttgttcaacaatactcgatccaaattattactttaatactttgcatgccgattatctcgtaaacgatgcgtcgtagcaatttttttcctaatataattttgattgaaaattacctctactatgtaaatatgcaaaaaaaattataggtacccatttaaaaaacctacattgaccttcataactcaaaaaggtgacgagtaaaaaaaatttctttacgtgcattttgtagccgactaaaaaccatgtaaattttccttattaaactttcttctaacttcaaccagttacgagatatttgctcggacatttatggacggacaccctgtatatctaaCTATCTATCcatctatctatatatatatatatatatatatatatatatgtatgtatgtatgtatgtatgtatgtatgtatgtatacacacatagaatataattattataatgttatcACGCTGCAATCAAAGAAAGGAttacatagttttttttttgtttgattggTTTGTCGTATCGtcgtaatatttgtaatatttataatatttgttacatatatgattgaaataattaacaaatataaaatctaaaaactttttaataaacatttagaaaacaatagaaaaaatgGACAAGCGTAAACCTTTTCTGCAATTGTCTGAGAGACAGAAACGTAGACGACTTGCAGCCATAGCATATGCTGATAGTTCTACTTCTTTATCTGAGGTCGATGTAATAAACCATGACATTAATGTCGATGTAACAAATGATGGCATTGATGTTGAAAGCCGTAATGTCGAAGATGAATTAGTTGCAGAAGAATCGGAGTATGAAAGTATTAGAGAAACATCTGCAAGTTGCTTGTCACAAGAAAGATTGGATGAGATAAAAGATAACGATGTTGTAAATTAATTGTGTTTGACTGTAGTGAAGCCGTGGGATTAGACGAATTAATCTTGTAGGCTTCTTGGGTTGATTACAACTTGCTTTATTATAGTTTACAGGAGAGCTTGCTCTTTCGTGGCACACACGTCCGTAGCTAggcgaagagagagagatcggTCATGAACCATTAAGAGTATAGTACCCTAAGTTACGCTAACAGCGCCACGCTCGCTAGGAACATTTTTCTcactaacaaaattataatcaacGTCCAATCAGAACACGCCGCCCCCcttgacaaataaaaaaattgtttttattttcaacataaaattcttCAAGTAACTCTACCATTTATGAGATCGCTATCTATTCTAAATTAAACaccaaaattgaaacaaatatacTATAAACTCTTACATAACTAATATAACGTATGACATTGCATCGTTTAATCGCGTAGTGGGGCTATGTTAACGACAgatcttttataaatttcacgTTCGGTTTTTAAGGTAACTGTTCGCACTAAATTGTCTGAACCAGGGTGTATCTCCAAGATCcttgctaacatccattttaaTGGTTTATTTTCACCCTCCTTCAGCATAACCAACTGACCAACCTTGAACGACTCCTTGGCCTTAGACTTCCACTTGGTTCTCTGTTGACATGTATTTAGGTATTCCCGTTGCCATCTGTACCAAAATCGCTACTTAAGTTGCTCCACATGTTGCCGTCTGCTTAATCGATTTTCTGGAACATCTCTTAAGTCAATGTCAGGATACACTTGCGAATTTTCTCCAATTAAAAAATGACCTGGTGTTAATGCATGTAGATCATTTGGGTCCTCTGACAACGGAGTTAATGGTCTGGAATTTAGAACTGCTTCGACTTGTACCAATACAGTCGTCATTTCAGAAACAGTTAGACATGATTCGCCTATAGTGCGTCTTAAATGTAGCTTTAGTAACCGCACTGCTGATTCCCAAAGACCTCCATAGTGTGGACACCTGGCCGGTATGAAGTGCCAATTTATCATTTCTCTGGTTGCAAAATCTTGGATCTCCTTCTTGAATTCCTTGTCTTTCAGGGTATTTTGCAATACTCGATCCGCTCCAACAAAGTTTGTTCCATTGTCGGAATATATGTTTTTTACTTTACCTCTTCTTGCCACAAATCGCTTTAAAGCCGCAATAAATGAGTCCGTCGTTAGGTCCTCTACCAGTTCGATATGTACGGCCTTAACTGCCATACACACGAAGATTGACACATAAGCTTTGTATTGCTTACTATTACGGCGGATACGGTCTCTTACATAAAAGGGTCCGCAGTAGTCTACTCCTGTATTGTAGAATGGTCTGGCAGCATTTACTCAAACATCCGGCAGTTGTCCCATCAACTGCCAACTAGCCTTCGGGCTCGCCTTTCGACATTGAAcacatttatgtataatttccTTAACGCTGTTTCTCGCTAAGATTGGCCAGAATTCCTCTCGTATCGAGTTTAAAGTAGTTTGCACTCCTGCATGAAAAAGCTTCTCGTGATAATGCACTATCAGCAGTCTGGTAACATGATGACGAGAGGGGAGTATGGCAGGATGTTTAGCCTCTTCTGGTATGGTAGCATGCCTCAATCTGCCACCTACTCGTAGTATTCCTTTGTCATCGAGGAACGGTAAGAGTGATATCAGTCTTGAACTTCGTTGCAGTTTATTATCCGTTTTTAGTCTTCTTATGTCTTCTTTGAACTCTTCCGCTTGCACTAATTTAACTATTGTTAATTTTGCCCTTTTGAGATCCTTCGCATTTATCGCGCCTTCTATTCGATCtttcttattatttctaatGTTATAAATGAATCTTAAAACGTACGCGCTTACTCTAAACAATTTGTAAAGAGAAGAAAATCGGTTATATTCTATGATTGTTTCGCAATTAGTAGCCGATGCTACAATCGATTGTTTCTTTTCTTCGGGAATGTCTTTTAACAACTCTTCACCTTCCCGCGGCCAAACTTCAACCTCTTGCCTCAACCAGTGTGGTCCATTCCACCAAATGTCACAGTTTATTAATTGTTCTGGGGTTGTACCCCTTGATATAAGGTCAGCAGGATTATCTTTAGATCCCACATGTTTCCACTGAGAAGGTGACGAATTGCTGTGTATCTCGCTAACGCGATTCGCGACAAACACATGCCATCTTCGTGAGAGGGAGCCTATCCATGCAAGTACTATCTTTGAATCGGTCCAGTAAAATCTTTGTTCTAATTCAAATTTTAGACTGCCTAGTACACGACTCATCAGATTTACCAATAGGACTGCCCCACACAATTCTAACCTTGGTAATGACAAGATTTTCATTGGCGCTACACGTGATTTAGAGCAAATTAATGTAACCTTAATATTTCCCTGTTTATCTCTTTCGCGAATGTAAACACAGGCGCCATATGCTTTCTGACTTGCGTCACAAAAACCGTGTAATTGTATTACTGACTCATTCTTTTTGGAAATTATTAGTCTCGGTATTCGTAATTCGTTTAGCAAAGTTAATTGTGATCTTATTTGACACCAACTTTTGTATAAGTGCATAGGTATCGATTCATCccagttaatttttaaactcCATAATTCCTGCATCAATATTTTGGCAGATGTCACCACTGGCCCTACCAAACCCAACGGATCAAATAACTTGCACACCTGCGACAGTACTACTCGCTTTGTTACCCGAGGCTCGTGGTCCCCTTGAGTTATTTCGTAGTGAAATGTGTCATGATGTGGATTCCATAATACGCCAAGCAATTTTGATTCTTTCTCTTTAACAATATCTACGCAATCCTTGTTACTGTCTGTGCTGTCTACTGACTGATTATTTTCGTAGGACTTATGATAGTTGGTTTTCCATTTGTGCAATCTAAAACCTCCTTTAGctaataatttagttaaatcctcttttagttttataatttctgtttCAGTATTACCCCCTGTTAGCAAATCATCCATGTAGAACTGGTTACGAATGACTTCCGCAGCTTTCGGAAAATTATCACTTTCAGATTCTGCTAATTGTATTAAACATCTAACTGCTAGAAAAGAAGCTGATTTAGTGCCATAAGTTACAGTATTCAACTCAAATTCCTGTATTTCTTCTTTTGGATCTTCACGCCAAAGGATGCTATGCAGTGCTCTTTGTTCATcacttattaatatttgtctGTACATTTTTTCAATGTCAGCACATAACACGTATTTGAAACATCtgaattgaattattaaagagAATAAATCCGATTGTAATACAGGACCTTTATACATAGCATCATTTAGCGATCGGCCTTGAGAAGATTGGCTAGAAGCATCAAAGACCACTCTGGTCTTGGTCGTTGTGCTAGTTTCTTTTATTACCGCGTGATGCGGAAGAAAAACTCTAaacttgttttctttatttgtatttacTCGTGTCATATGTCCTAATTGCTGATATTCTCTCATGAATGCAACGTATTCTTCTTTGAATGTAGGTTGTTTACTGAGTTTTCGCTCTAGTGATAAAAAACGCTTTAACGCTATTTCTCTTGAGTCATTTAATAAAGGTAGcacttcttttttatatttaactataaatCTGCCATCTGTTTGCCGTTTATAActagaattaaataattcctCGCAATATTTCTCTTCTGAGGTGAGCTTCTTATCATTTTGAAAACCCTCTATCTCCCAAAATTTTTGAAccgtttgatttaaaatttccaTTGTACTGAGATTACAGCTAGTTTGACCATTTCTATCTGAATTACTTATGTCAACAGTACCTGAAACCACCCATCCTAGTAGTGTTTTTTGAATAATAGGCTTGTTTTTTCCTAATTTGATTTGACCTATACACAATAACTCCCAGAACTTTTCTGTTCCTAATAATATGTCTATTTTACTTGAGCGATAGAACTGTGGGTCggccaatttaatatttttaggaaTATCCCAGTCTGCTACTCTTGACTCGATTGTGGGTAAATTTTCTACTATGTTAGGCAATATTATATATGACATGTCCATACTGAACGTACCAAAACGAGAGGTTACATGTAAATCTACAGATTTCAAGGCATGCGACGCCTGTTTATTTATACCGTTTACTTTAATTAGATCATTTTTAGTTTTTAGCCCTAATTTCTTGATAAATTCTTCCGTGACAAAGTGGGATTGGGATCCGCTATCCAACAGAGCCTTTCCTTCTatatattttcctttattatctttaacTAATACTGTTGCTGTAGATAATATTGCCTGAGTAgcattttttaatcttgttaaTTGAGCATGTATGCATATTGTGTTGTCTTTTTTATTTGTCTCGTCTTCCCGATTCGATTTAACCGTTTCCTCTTTGTCGTCTTTTGTAGAGTAACGATCGTCGTGAAGCAACGTGCTATGCCTTTTTGTACATTTTCTGCAAGTACTGGCAATGCAATCTTTTACTGTATGTTTaccttttaaacaatttaaacataatctTAAGGATTTGACCTTGCTTAAACGATCCGCTACTGGTAACTCTTTAAATTCCCTACATTGATAAATCTGATGGTCTCCCTTACAATGAGCGCATTTAACACCTGTTATTGCCGCGTGAACCGTCGTCACTTTTCCGAAATTTTGACGagttctattaaattctatggCTGGACTCCGTCTCGCTACCGCTTCTAGAGTTTCGCatcttttagttaaaaaatctaCGAACTCCTTAAACTTTAGCATTTGTTTGCTTTCTAAACTGTTTTCCCACTCCTTGATTGTAAGATAATCTAACCTacttcttattatatatattaacaagtCATCCCATTCGTTTACTGGACGATTTAATGCTGCTAAAGCTCGAGTGTGTTTTAAAGTGCTATCTAATATGTTTCTTAACGTATTGCcgttttctctttttgttacaGGTAATTCAAATATAGCCTTGATATGATTTTGAATTGCGATTCTTTCATTATCATATCTGTTTTTTAATCTCGACCAAGCGTCGCGGTAATTCGCATCCGTAATTTCTAATGAGTCTATGATCTCCGCGGCCTCACCTTTTAGAGCTGATTTTAGGTAATGAAATTTTTGGATATTATTTAACGAGTCATTTGAATGAATCAGTGAATCAAAAATACCAAAAAACGAATGCCATTCTTCGTAAGCTCCGCTAAAGTTAGGCAACTCAATTTTTGGCAATCTAATATGCGTTTCTTGTGTTCTATTTCTCGTATTATATGCAAACGGAGATGGTCCCGCGATCACTTGCTCGAGATGATTGCTATCTGATGCAGCAGCTGGTTTCTCGCGCGCTTTTATCACTCTCTCACCCATTAACTTTAAacctatatatttttcttcataacTTGCTATTTGCTGATCAATTTGTTCATCAGTTGCCTCAATATCATAAACTGCTAACTCTATTACGCATTCTTCTATTGATTTTCGTAATTCTGCTAATTTGtccaattttattcttaattcaTCTATATCTACTGTATCAGGCTGCattgattttatgaaattttcggTGCGCGTGAACCCAGCCTTCGCTATCCTTCTTTTTACCTTTAGCCTTTGTATGTCGGCGTTTTCGGccattttacctttaattttcGCGTAACCTTAAGATTTGTAATAACGCTAGTACTACCGAATATCGTAGAAATATTTTGTCGCAAccaattattaagaaatttacaAACTTGCATTTGCGTGTGCCTAACCTGGAAGAGGTTATGTGTCTTACGTTTTTTGTGACTATTTGCTCGCTTACTTCAATAAATTCGAATTAATCGCTATTTACGAAGACTCGCCGCCTCGTTTGTAGAAAAGAAACTCGTCTCCCTTGTAGTAAGGCTCCGCCTCGTGTGTGAAGGACTTGCTGTCACGTGCGTAGAGCTTCGCCGCCACGTGTATGCTCGCTGCTCTGTGTGAAGAACTCGCTGTTCCTGATGTATGCGTGTGTAGAGCTACGCCGCCACGCTTGTATGTTTGCTGCTCTGCTGCGTGTGTAGAGCTATGCCGCCACGCTTGTATGTGCACTCGCCGTCACGCATGCGTGTGCTCGCCGCTACGTGTGTGTGCGCACTCGTCGTCACGTACGTGTGTACGTCGCTACTTGTGTATGCGCACTCGTCGTCAGGCATGCGTGTGCGCACCGCTACGTATGTATGCGCACTCGCCTTCACGTACGTGTGTACGTTGCTACGTATGTATGTGCTCTCGTCGTCACTTACGTATTTGTTATGGATATTGCTCACCGCCTTATGCCAGGTAGAACCAATAACCTCCAATGTGAGGACTCGCCGCCTCGTTTTCCGAGCGTTCCTTCTTGTACGAAGGCTCGTCGCCTCGTTTGTGAATGTTGAACTCACGCTCAAGATGGCGGATTTCCTCCAGCGAATAATGGACTCGTCCGCTTGGAATGGTGGACTCGTCGCTTGGAATGGTGGACTCGCCCGCTTGGAGACCGCTTCTCTTTCCTTGTAATAATGCTGGAAACACTACCCGTGCCTTCTAGCTCTCTTCCTTGATACCTTGGCCACTGCTGCGTATCTGCCTTGTGCGGTTTGCACGAAAGTCCGAAGCTTGTCTCTTCACGGGGCTTTTCCCATTTTGCGCCCGGCACGTTTCGTTGATTTCTTCTTCCCGGCTTTATTTTTCCgggatccggctcgaaggaccatgTAAATTAATTGTGTTTGACTGTAGTGAAGCCGTGGGATTAGACGAATTAATCTTGTAGGCTTCTTGGGTTGATTACAACTTGCTTTATTATAGTTTACAGGAGAGCTTGCTCTTTCGTGGCACACACGTCCGTAGCTAggcgaagagagagagatcggTCATGAACCATTAAGAGTATAGTACCCTAAGTTACGCTAACAGCGCCACGCTCGCTAGGAACATTTTTCTcactaacaaaattataatcaacGTCCAATCAGAACAGATGTTAATATACGAGTAGATATAGACAACATTATGAATATagagaaaaacattattaatattagtaacGAAAAAAATTTAGCCGCAAAACTGTGCGATTGGGCACTTTTATTTGGAATAAGCCATGTAGCTTTATCGGCTTTGCTGATAATATTAGGAATTTATTTACCTGATGAACAATTACCGAAGAATGCACGCACTTTACTGTGCACTCCTCGAAAAACCGTAATACGGAAGGTTTCACCgggaaattattttcattacggtttattaaaaagtattatggATCAATTGAGAAGTCATACGGATCATTCGGGAATTctcgataaaatttatatagacaTTGGAATTAATGGATTACCTACAGCAAAAGGTTCAAAAAGCCAGTTATGGCCTATTCTTGGGAGAATCAGTAATACAGTTATTAAATGGAATCCATTTGTCATaggtattatatatatttacacaatattttctatatttaaacaaaaatccCTGACGGTTATatctagatcttagtgctgatatatattgtatatatattgtataattttagttCTTTTTAAGTTgtaagttgaacaagaaatagtaatatcacgttatcaaattgaaaatcaattattattaaattaatgtttaatttaataacgtaataatattatttcttgtcCAACTTAGAACTGTTTTAAGATTGGAAAGTTATTCGGTGCGCAAtttcgtgaacttgaaaagGTAGGGGAGACTGGGTCTATTCAAAACACCTTTTTTCTTATGCTGAGTcctgtattcattaaaaaaagctaatattaataattaattaacaattaattacttaatagATAATAATTGCTTTATTTATTCCCCTTAAGGTTACAAATCTTTCGTTTCCTTACATTCAGCTTACATGTTAATCTTACATGTTAACATATttcataattcattatatatacgtaaaatgcataaaataaacataaagttTGTAAGACGTACTTTTTCTGCATTTTTGTTAACCGGAGATCTTTTGCGTTTTTTACTGTCTAATATTACTAGCTATTAAAAGGAATACTATATGCGCGCATTATTGTTATAGGTGTTTATCATGGAAATGCGAAACCTTCTTCAGTTAGCGAATATTTGAAGAATTTCATTACAGAAAGTAACAAATTGATAAAAGAAGGATTTCAATATGCACAAAAACAttacaaagttgtaataaatgCAGTAATTTGCGATACCCCAGCTCGATCGTACGTAAAATGCGTGAAAAGTCATAATGCACATTTTTGTTGTGGATTATGCATTCAAGAAGGCGAATATTTACACAATCGAGTTCTTTTCATGGATCTAGACAGTTTTAAACGGACTGATGATCATTTTCGCTCAAGAACCTATGAAGAACATCATGTTGAAAACTCTCCATTTGAATTAATTGGTTTAAAAATGGTGACGCAATTTCCCTTAGACTATATGCATTTATGTTGATTAGAGGTAATGAAAAAGTTGTTCATATTGTGGTTACGTGGACGACAAGATTGCAGACTaacagcaataaaaattaaacaactaTCAGACTTTTTGGTGACTTTATCAACATGGGTACCACAagaatttcaaagaaaatgtaGAAGTTTGGAAGAGTTTGAGCGCTGAAAAGCAACAGAATTTCGGCTTTTTTTGTTGTATATAGGACCAGCagcattaaaaacaattttgccaTTGCATTATTATGTTCATTTTAATGCATTAAACTGCACTATGAGAATTTTGTGCCATCCTGTAAACTGTTTTCATAACAATCAATACGCACAAAATCTCTTAAAATACTTTGTTCgagaatttaaaactttatacgGAGAAGAGAATTTGATCTACAACGTTTACAATTTAATTCATCTTTCTAATGATGTTCTGACATATGGTTCTTTAGACACATTTAGTGCATTCCCGTTTGAGAATTACatgcaaaaactaaaaaaaaaatgataagaaaatCTCAATTTCCATTGCAACAAATTCATCGTAGAATTTCCAAGTATAAAGAGAATGTGGGTCCATCTCCAGAGAGCAATGTTCACTTTCCGTATATGACAAATCCACTTCCTGATAAAGAATTGCCATTATCTTGTACGAGACCACAAtctaaactattatttttaaacttcaCTTTCAACCTTCATAACAGCGATAATTGCGGTTTCCTAAAAGACGAGAGTATTATTATCATGCACCATTTTGCATACGAAAATAATGAACCTGTTGTCATAGG from Solenopsis invicta isolate M01_SB chromosome 7, UNIL_Sinv_3.0, whole genome shotgun sequence harbors:
- the LOC105202932 gene encoding uncharacterized protein LOC105202932 — translated: MAVKAVHIELVEDLTTDSFIAALKRFVARRGKVKNIYSDNGTNFVGADRVLQNTLKDKEFKKEIQDFATREMINWHFIPARCPHYGGLWESAVRLLKLHLRRTIGESCLTVSEMTTVLVQVEAVLNSRPLTPLSEDPNDLHALTPGHFLIGENSQVYPDIDLRDVPENRLSRRQHVEQLK
- the LOC105202933 gene encoding uncharacterized protein LOC105202933, whose product is MAENADIQRLKVKRRIAKAGFTRTENFIKSMQPDTVDIDELRIKLDKLAELRKSIEECVIELAVYDIEATDEQIDQQIASYEEKYIGLKLMGERVIKAREKPAAASDSNHLEQVIAGPSPFAYNTRNRTQETHIRLPKIELPNFSGAYEEWHSFFGIFDSLIHSNDSLNNIQKFHYLKSALKGEAAEIIDSLEITDANYRDAWSRLKNRYDNERIAIQNHIKAIFELPVTKRENGNTLRNILDSTLKHTRALAALNRPVNEWDDLLIYIIRSRLDYLTIKEWENSLESKQMLKFKEFVDFLTKRCETLEAVARRSPAIEFNRTRQNFGKVTTVHAAITGVKCAHCKGDHQIYQCREFKELPVADRLSKVKSLRLCLNCLKGKHTVKDCIASTCRKCTKRHSTLLHDDRYSTKDDKEETVKSNREDETNKKDNTICIHAQLTRLKNATQAILSTATVLVKDNKGKYIEGKALLDSGSQSHFVTEEFIKKLGLKTKNDLIKVNGINKQASHALKSVDLHVTSRFGTFSMDMSYIILPNIVENLPTIESRVADWDIPKNIKLADPQFYRSSKIDILLGTEKFWELLCIGQIKLGKNKPIIQKTLLGWVVSGTVDISNSDRNGQTSCNLSTMEILNQTVQKFWEIEGFQNDKKLTSEEKYCEELFNSSYKRQTDGRFIVKYKKEVLPLLNDSREIALKRFLSLERKLSKQPTFKEEYVAFMREYQQLGHMTRVNTNKENKFRVFLPHHAVIKETSTTTKTRVVFDASSQSSQGRSLNDAMYKGPVLQSDLFSLIIQFRCFKYVLCADIEKMYRQILISDEQRALHSILWREDPKEEIQEFELNTVTYGTKSASFLAVRCLIQLAESESDNFPKAAEVIRNQFYMDDLLTGGNTETEIIKLKEDLTKLLAKGGFRLHKWKTNYHKSYENNQSVDSTDSNKDCVDIVKEKESKLLGVLWNPHHDTFHYEITQGDHEPRVTKRVVLSQVCKLFDPLGLVGPVVTSAKILMQELWSLKINWDESIPMHLYKSWCQIRSQLTLLNELRIPRLIISKKNESVIQLHGFCDASQKAYGACVYIRERDKQGNIKVTLICSKSRVAPMKILSLPRLELCGAVLLVNLMSRVLGSLKFELEQRFYWTDSKIVLAWIGSLSRRWHVFVANRVSEIHSNSSPSQWKHVGSKDNPADLISRGTTPEQLINCDIWWNGPHWLRQEVEVWPREGEELLKDIPEEKKQSIVASATNCETIIEYNRFSSLYKLFRVSAYVLRFIYNIRNNKKDRIEGAINAKDLKRAKLTIVKLVQAEEFKEDIRRLKTDNKLQRSSRLISLLPFLDDKGILRVGGRLRHATIPEEAKHPAILPSRHHVTRLLIVHYHEKLFHAGVQTTLNSIREEFWPILARNSVKEIIHKCVQCRKASPKASWQLMGQLPDV